A part of Neoarius graeffei isolate fNeoGra1 chromosome 8, fNeoGra1.pri, whole genome shotgun sequence genomic DNA contains:
- the LOC132890021 gene encoding uncharacterized protein LOC132890021: MTCLWILILIFSTMYPVQPGRHWVAAQSLTESGVYQPDKELSVDIGDSATLQCCISGNVYGIIAWFKQLNRQKPQIIFTVYKSAGETFYNESQKSRFQIERSSNCLNMKILNTFQSDEAMYYCAMTRPNLVFADGTYLKIKGEHVTIESETSKPALGDNSVGCEPTLHGNSTNMNTQEKTVLGLGTALGLCALLIFCLIYFILRRRKWDKINASVENSPGMNQVRESEAETLNYAAVHFSKRKPKAETKKSGSSDECVYADVKKTARCNINDS, translated from the exons atgacttgtttgtggATTTTAATTTTGATCTTCAGCACCATGT aTCCAGTCCAACCTGGTAGACACTGGGTTGCTGCACAATCCCTCACAGAGTCAGGAGTTTATCAGCCTGATAAAGAGCTCAGTGTGGATATCGGAGACTCGGCAACTCTGCAGTGTTGCATTTCTGGAAATGTATATGGGATAATCGCCTGGTTTAAGCAACTGAACAGACAAAAACCTCAGATTATATTCACGGTGTATAAAAGTGCTGGAGAAACATTTTACAATGAATCCCAAAAGTCACGTTTCCAAATAGAAAGATCTTCAAACTGCTTAAATATGAAAATTTTAAACACCTTTCAGTCTGATGAAGCCATGTACTACTGTGCAATGACGAGACCCAACCTTGTGTTTGCAGATGGAACTTATTTAAAAATTAAAG GTGAACATGTTACTATTGAATCAGAAACATCTAAACCAGCTCTGGGTGATAATTCAGTGGGCTGTGAACCAACACTGCATGGAAACAGCACTAACATGAACACACAAGAGAAAACAG TGCTCGGTTTGGGAACGGCTTTGGGTTTGTGTGCACTTCTGATTTTCTGTCTCATTTATTTCATACTGAGGAGAAGAAAATGGGATAAAA TAAACGCTTCTGTAGAAAATTCTCCAGGAATGAATCAGGTACGT GAATCTGAAGCTGAAACACTGAATTATGCAGCTGTGCATTTCTCTAAGAGGAAACCCAAAGCTGAAACAAAGAAATCTGGTTCATCAGATGAGTGTGTGTACGCTGATGTGAAGAAAACTGCACGCTGTAACATAAATGATTCATAA